The proteins below are encoded in one region of Aeromonas jandaei:
- the glpT gene encoding glycerol-3-phosphate transporter: MLSLFRPAAHIDRLPADKVDPFYKRMRWQVFFGIFFGYAGYYLVRKNFSLAMPYLVEQGFSRGDLGFALSGVSIAYGLSKFLMGNVSDRSNARYFLSAGLLLSAALMFMMGTMHWATSSIGIMFVLLFLNGWAQGMGWPPCGRTMVHWWSQKERGEVVSVWNVAHNVGGGMIGPLFILGMGWFNDWRSAFYVPAAAAAAIAVIAFFVMRDTPQSVGLPPIEEYKNDFPKDYNESHEQEFSAKEIFVKYVLHNKLLWYIAIANAFVYLIRYGVLDWAPTYLKEAKDFSVDKSSWAYFLYEWAGIPGTLLCGWISDKMFQGRRAPAGILFMVLVTLFVLVYWLNPAGNPTVDMLALVAIGFLIYGPVMLIGLYALELAPKKAAGTAAGFTGLFGYLGGAVAANAMLGYTVDHFGWDGGFMVLTVSCVLSIILLAMTLKHENLAVAARAEAHKA, translated from the coding sequence ATGCTTAGTCTCTTCAGGCCTGCGGCGCACATCGACAGGCTCCCGGCCGACAAGGTCGACCCCTTCTACAAACGCATGCGTTGGCAAGTGTTCTTCGGGATCTTCTTCGGTTACGCCGGCTACTATCTGGTGCGGAAAAACTTCAGTCTGGCCATGCCCTACCTGGTCGAGCAGGGTTTTTCCCGCGGAGATCTCGGCTTTGCCCTCTCCGGGGTGTCCATCGCCTATGGTCTCTCCAAATTCCTGATGGGGAACGTCTCTGACCGCTCCAACGCCCGTTACTTCCTCTCTGCCGGCCTGCTGCTGTCAGCTGCGCTGATGTTCATGATGGGTACCATGCATTGGGCTACCTCCAGCATCGGTATCATGTTCGTGCTGCTGTTCCTGAACGGCTGGGCACAGGGGATGGGCTGGCCGCCCTGCGGTCGCACCATGGTGCACTGGTGGTCACAGAAAGAGCGGGGCGAAGTGGTCTCGGTCTGGAACGTGGCCCACAACGTGGGTGGCGGCATGATTGGCCCGCTGTTTATTCTGGGGATGGGTTGGTTCAACGACTGGCGCAGTGCCTTCTATGTTCCGGCAGCCGCTGCGGCGGCCATCGCGGTGATCGCCTTCTTCGTAATGCGCGATACCCCGCAATCGGTCGGCCTGCCACCCATCGAAGAGTACAAGAACGATTTTCCCAAGGATTACAACGAGAGCCATGAGCAGGAGTTTTCCGCCAAGGAGATCTTCGTCAAGTACGTGCTGCACAACAAACTGCTGTGGTACATCGCCATTGCCAACGCCTTCGTTTACCTCATTCGTTACGGTGTGCTGGACTGGGCGCCGACCTACCTGAAAGAGGCCAAGGATTTCAGCGTCGACAAATCCTCCTGGGCTTACTTCCTCTATGAGTGGGCGGGTATTCCGGGCACCCTGCTGTGCGGCTGGATCTCTGACAAGATGTTCCAGGGCCGCCGTGCGCCGGCCGGTATCCTGTTCATGGTGCTGGTAACCCTGTTCGTGCTGGTCTACTGGCTAAACCCGGCTGGCAACCCGACCGTCGACATGCTGGCACTGGTGGCCATCGGCTTCCTCATCTACGGCCCTGTCATGCTGATCGGTCTCTATGCGCTGGAGCTGGCACCGAAGAAGGCGGCCGGTACTGCGGCTGGTTTCACCGGTCTGTTTGGTTATCTGGGCGGTGCCGTGGCGGCCAACGCCATGCTGGGTTACACAGTTGACCACTTTGGCTGGGACGGCGGCTTTATGGTGCTGACCGTATCCTGCGTGCTCTCCATCATCCTGCTGGCGATGACCCTCAAGCACGAGAACCTTGCCGTGGCAGCCAGAGCCGAGGCTCATAAGGCATAA
- a CDS encoding DoxX family protein, producing the protein MNNTLIQWYERAVAQCKRLDFLALLAIRLYLIPVIYVGAHSKVVGFAGTVAWFGAPVSEGGLNLPFPTLLAFLAAGTEVLGCICIALGLFTRIMAIPTIFLMSVASAMVHWKHGWDAIATGSMEATLRLNGFIGWLAANFPGRYNYITELGDPVMLNNGMEFAATYFVMLLVLLVYGGGRYVSFDYWLKRAVNKGEVVSRTA; encoded by the coding sequence ATGAACAACACCCTGATCCAGTGGTACGAGCGGGCGGTAGCCCAGTGCAAGCGGCTCGATTTTCTGGCCCTGCTGGCCATTCGCCTCTATCTCATTCCGGTCATCTATGTGGGGGCCCACTCCAAGGTGGTGGGCTTTGCCGGCACGGTCGCCTGGTTTGGCGCCCCGGTCTCGGAAGGGGGGCTCAACTTGCCGTTCCCGACCCTGCTCGCCTTTCTGGCTGCGGGCACCGAGGTGCTGGGCTGCATCTGCATCGCCCTTGGCCTCTTTACCCGCATCATGGCCATTCCCACCATCTTCCTGATGAGCGTGGCGAGCGCCATGGTGCACTGGAAGCACGGCTGGGACGCCATCGCCACCGGCAGCATGGAGGCCACCTTGCGCCTCAACGGCTTTATCGGGTGGCTGGCTGCCAACTTCCCCGGTCGCTACAACTACATCACCGAGCTCGGGGATCCCGTGATGCTCAACAACGGGATGGAGTTCGCCGCCACCTACTTTGTGATGCTGCTGGTGTTGCTGGTTTACGGCGGGGGCCGCTATGTCAGCTTCGACTACTGGCTCAAGCGTGCGGTGAACAAGGGGGAGGTGGTCTCCCGCACGGCATAA
- a CDS encoding MIP/aquaporin family protein — MSIQRPNTLLGECIAEFIGTGLLIFFGVGCVAALVLAGANFGQWEISITWGLGVAIAIYVTGGISGAHLNPAVTLALMTFAGFDKRKVVPYIIAQIAGAFCFAALVYFLYSNLFTQWEVTHNVVRGSIESLSTAGIFSTYPNGAISNLQAFTVELVITAVLMLGIMALGDNNNGAPKGFAAALLIGILIAVIGASLGPLTGFAMNPARDFGPKLFAFLAGWGDVAMTGGRDNPYFWVPILGPIVGAQIGTALYVKVLAPCVPGNRVAATEQAAQTAKEEAAA; from the coding sequence ATGAGCATACAAAGACCCAATACCCTGCTTGGCGAGTGCATCGCCGAGTTTATCGGAACCGGCCTGCTGATCTTCTTCGGTGTCGGATGTGTCGCCGCACTGGTACTGGCGGGAGCCAACTTCGGGCAGTGGGAAATTTCCATTACCTGGGGTCTGGGCGTTGCCATCGCCATCTATGTGACCGGCGGTATTTCGGGTGCCCACCTCAACCCGGCCGTCACCCTGGCGTTGATGACCTTCGCAGGTTTTGACAAGCGCAAAGTCGTGCCCTACATCATCGCCCAGATCGCCGGCGCCTTCTGCTTCGCCGCGCTGGTCTACTTCCTCTATAGCAACCTGTTCACCCAGTGGGAAGTGACCCACAACGTGGTGCGCGGCAGCATCGAGAGCCTCAGCACCGCCGGGATCTTCTCAACCTATCCCAATGGCGCCATCTCCAACCTGCAGGCCTTCACCGTCGAGCTGGTGATCACCGCCGTCCTGATGCTGGGCATCATGGCACTGGGTGACAACAACAACGGCGCCCCCAAAGGCTTTGCCGCCGCATTGCTGATCGGTATCCTGATCGCCGTGATCGGTGCCTCTCTCGGCCCGTTAACCGGTTTTGCCATGAACCCGGCTCGTGATTTCGGCCCCAAACTGTTCGCCTTCCTGGCCGGCTGGGGTGATGTGGCCATGACCGGTGGCCGTGACAACCCCTACTTCTGGGTTCCCATCCTTGGCCCCATCGTCGGTGCCCAGATTGGTACTGCCCTCTATGTCAAAGTGCTGGCTCCCTGTGTACCGGGCAACCGTGTTGCCGCCACCGAGCAAGCTGCCCAAACCGCCAAAGAAGAGGCCGCCGCCTAA
- a CDS encoding putative quinol monooxygenase, with amino-acid sequence MSSPVIVIAQLEAKPEYAEQFRAALEPLIAATLQEAGCQRYQLHQDLDNPHSWMLYEVWESKAALTAHQGQPHFTEFVAKAEPWFASSTIRRYQPLDA; translated from the coding sequence ATGTCGTCACCCGTGATTGTGATTGCCCAGCTTGAAGCCAAACCCGAATATGCCGAGCAGTTTCGCGCCGCCCTTGAGCCGCTGATTGCGGCCACCTTGCAGGAGGCTGGCTGCCAGCGCTACCAGCTACATCAGGATCTGGACAATCCCCACAGCTGGATGCTCTACGAGGTGTGGGAGAGCAAAGCGGCCCTCACCGCCCATCAGGGCCAGCCCCACTTTACCGAATTTGTCGCCAAGGCCGAGCCCTGGTTTGCCAGCAGCACCATTCGCCGCTATCAGCCGCTGGACGCCTAA
- a CDS encoding methyl-accepting chemotaxis protein, whose translation MDRAINRFSLNFLWSGLGIRTRILSGVAILMVIAISCITLILEQISHTQAQQRVERYELPSSVDRIANQLTAELTHHLTEAQALASNSFVIDWLAQGMPAAEWPKMEHYFQALQQRIGGNVFIAPLQTNTLINFNGGPTAQKQLHESDLKDDWFYGFLKRKHPYELNLDISDFDKRASLYINTAVTSEGKTLAVAGTSINMDSLRKLISSYRIGKSGQVYLADMNGSIEIHPDQEQEDAAHHQAAFLDTVKQLIPNAHEQVAVQSLSQNGETYLIAVRYIPALNRVLIGEINGAELEEGLHESRQLIIMVSLAIGTLAMLASAWLAHSISRPIRQAADGMHHITADRDLATRLDFSDESELGLMAQSFNRLIQSLNQSFYRFQQSGSALSAQSSQSLHQAQALAGEACQQAQSIQELTNVVALIGDNAEQIASRSMGVNEVTHHIAGHMRTIEQDVTQSANRLETLRSSISTSSTLLDEVVKDSNDITQIMNLIRDVSNQTNLLALNAAIEAARAGDMGRGFAVVADEVRQLAVRTQTATKDVQDLILRLQEGTRQASNSMTDSRTLSEEGYNRMSQAKEVLIDATSQINQAALEINEISALAQSQHQQMGQAKAALDELAMVAEHQREHAEESNAASRELFELAKAIDEQIRQYRIR comes from the coding sequence ATGGACAGAGCGATAAACCGATTTTCACTTAACTTCCTCTGGTCAGGACTCGGGATCAGAACCCGGATCCTCTCCGGTGTCGCCATACTGATGGTCATCGCCATCAGTTGTATCACCCTGATCCTGGAACAGATCTCCCACACTCAGGCGCAGCAGCGGGTCGAGCGCTATGAGCTGCCAAGCAGCGTGGATCGTATCGCCAACCAGCTCACTGCCGAGCTGACCCACCACTTGACCGAAGCACAGGCGCTGGCCAGCAACAGCTTCGTCATCGATTGGTTGGCGCAGGGTATGCCGGCAGCAGAGTGGCCCAAGATGGAGCACTACTTTCAGGCACTGCAGCAGCGCATTGGCGGCAATGTCTTTATCGCGCCGCTCCAGACCAATACCCTGATCAACTTCAACGGCGGCCCCACCGCCCAGAAACAGCTGCACGAGTCAGATCTGAAAGATGACTGGTTCTACGGCTTTCTCAAACGTAAGCACCCCTACGAGCTGAACCTCGATATCTCTGACTTTGATAAACGTGCGTCGCTCTACATCAATACGGCTGTCACGTCCGAAGGCAAGACGCTGGCGGTGGCGGGCACCTCCATCAATATGGATTCACTGCGCAAGCTCATCAGCAGCTACCGGATCGGCAAAAGCGGTCAGGTCTATCTGGCCGATATGAACGGCTCCATCGAAATCCATCCAGATCAGGAGCAGGAGGATGCAGCCCACCATCAGGCTGCGTTTCTCGACACCGTCAAACAGCTCATTCCCAACGCCCATGAACAGGTTGCCGTCCAATCCCTTTCGCAGAATGGTGAAACCTACCTTATCGCGGTGCGTTACATACCGGCGCTCAACCGCGTGCTGATCGGCGAGATCAACGGCGCTGAGCTGGAGGAGGGACTGCATGAATCCCGCCAGCTCATCATCATGGTCTCGCTCGCCATCGGCACCCTGGCGATGCTGGCGTCGGCCTGGCTAGCCCACTCCATCAGCCGCCCCATTCGCCAAGCCGCCGATGGCATGCACCACATCACTGCTGACCGGGATCTGGCAACCCGCCTCGACTTCTCGGACGAGTCGGAGCTCGGGTTGATGGCCCAGAGCTTCAACCGGCTGATCCAGAGCCTGAACCAGAGCTTCTACCGCTTCCAGCAATCGGGCAGTGCCCTGTCGGCCCAATCCTCCCAGTCACTGCATCAGGCGCAAGCGCTGGCGGGTGAGGCGTGCCAGCAGGCACAGAGCATTCAGGAGCTGACCAACGTGGTCGCTCTCATCGGGGATAATGCCGAGCAGATAGCCAGCCGCTCCATGGGGGTCAACGAGGTGACCCACCATATCGCCGGCCATATGCGCACCATCGAGCAGGATGTCACCCAGAGTGCCAACCGGCTTGAAACGCTGCGCAGCAGCATCAGCACCTCATCAACCCTGCTCGATGAAGTGGTCAAGGACAGCAACGACATTACCCAGATCATGAACCTCATTCGCGACGTCTCGAACCAGACCAACCTGCTGGCCCTCAACGCCGCCATCGAAGCGGCCCGGGCGGGCGACATGGGACGCGGTTTTGCCGTGGTGGCCGACGAGGTGCGCCAGCTGGCAGTGCGCACCCAGACCGCAACCAAGGATGTACAGGATCTGATCCTGCGCCTGCAGGAGGGTACCCGCCAGGCCAGCAACTCGATGACCGACTCGCGCACCTTGAGCGAAGAGGGATACAACCGGATGAGTCAGGCCAAGGAGGTACTGATCGATGCTACCAGCCAGATCAATCAGGCGGCACTCGAGATCAACGAGATAAGTGCGCTGGCCCAATCCCAGCATCAGCAGATGGGGCAAGCCAAAGCCGCCCTCGACGAACTGGCCATGGTGGCTGAGCATCAGCGCGAGCATGCAGAGGAGAGCAATGCCGCCAGTCGCGAGCTGTTCGAGCTGGCAAAAGCGATCGATGAGCAGATCCGTCAATACCGCATTCGTTGA
- the glpK gene encoding glycerol kinase GlpK, translated as MSAEKKYVVALDQGTTSSRAIVFDQDANIVGTSQREFTQHYPKAGWVEHDPMEIWATQSSVFTEVLAKTGLRSEEIAAIGITNQRETTVVWEKATGKPIYNAIVWQCRRTAAICEELKARGLEEYVRENTGLVLDAYFSGTKVKWILDNVEGAREKAMNGELLFGTIDTWLVWKMTNGEVHVTDPTNASRTMLYNIRDLKWDQRMLDELGIPMSMLPEVKPSSEVYGYTTRGGGSRIPIAGIAGDQQSALFGQLCFEKGMAKNTYGTGCFMLMNTGTEPVRSSNGLLTTVAIGPKGEVNYALEGAVFMGGATIQWLRDELKIIHDARDTDYFASKVGDTNGVYLVPAFVGLGAPYWDPYARGTMVGLTRGANRNHIIRAALESIAYQSRDVLDAMQQDSGIKLAALKVDGGAVANDFLMQFQSDMMHTPVVRPTRIETTAMGAAFLAGLAVGFWKSSDELEDKFSVNREFIPQMDRDDRAKRYSGWKKAVERSRRWAEEE; from the coding sequence ATGTCTGCTGAAAAGAAATATGTCGTCGCTCTGGACCAGGGTACTACCTCTTCCCGCGCCATCGTCTTTGATCAGGATGCCAATATCGTTGGCACCTCCCAGCGCGAATTCACCCAGCACTACCCGAAAGCGGGCTGGGTAGAGCACGACCCGATGGAGATCTGGGCAACCCAATCCTCCGTCTTCACCGAAGTGCTGGCTAAGACTGGCCTTCGCAGCGAAGAGATCGCAGCCATCGGTATCACCAACCAGCGTGAAACTACAGTTGTGTGGGAAAAGGCCACCGGCAAACCCATCTACAACGCCATCGTCTGGCAGTGCCGCCGCACCGCAGCCATCTGTGAAGAGCTGAAAGCACGCGGTCTGGAAGAGTACGTGCGTGAAAACACCGGTCTGGTGCTGGATGCCTACTTCTCCGGTACCAAGGTGAAGTGGATCCTCGACAACGTGGAAGGTGCCCGCGAGAAGGCGATGAACGGCGAGCTGCTGTTCGGCACCATCGACACCTGGCTGGTATGGAAGATGACCAACGGTGAAGTGCACGTCACCGACCCGACCAACGCCTCCCGTACCATGCTCTACAACATCCGCGACCTGAAGTGGGATCAGCGCATGCTGGACGAGCTGGGCATCCCCATGTCCATGCTGCCGGAAGTGAAACCCTCTTCCGAGGTGTATGGCTACACCACCCGTGGCGGCGGCTCCCGCATCCCTATCGCCGGTATCGCCGGTGACCAGCAGTCAGCCCTGTTCGGCCAGCTCTGCTTCGAAAAAGGGATGGCCAAGAACACCTACGGCACCGGCTGCTTCATGCTGATGAACACAGGTACCGAGCCGGTTCGCTCCAGTAACGGCTTGCTGACCACGGTCGCCATCGGCCCGAAAGGGGAAGTGAACTACGCGCTGGAAGGTGCGGTGTTTATGGGCGGCGCTACCATCCAGTGGCTGCGTGACGAACTGAAGATCATTCACGATGCACGCGACACCGACTACTTCGCCTCCAAAGTGGGCGATACCAACGGCGTCTATCTGGTACCGGCCTTCGTTGGTCTGGGTGCTCCCTACTGGGATCCGTATGCTCGCGGCACCATGGTCGGCCTGACCCGCGGTGCCAACCGCAACCACATCATCCGTGCCGCGCTGGAATCCATCGCCTATCAGAGCCGCGATGTGCTGGATGCGATGCAGCAGGACTCCGGCATCAAGCTGGCAGCCCTGAAAGTAGACGGCGGCGCTGTGGCCAACGACTTCCTGATGCAGTTCCAGTCCGACATGATGCACACCCCGGTGGTACGTCCGACCCGTATCGAGACCACCGCCATGGGTGCCGCCTTCCTGGCAGGTCTGGCCGTCGGCTTCTGGAAAAGCTCGGACGAGCTGGAAGACAAGTTCAGCGTGAACCGTGAGTTCATCCCGCAGATGGACCGCGACGACCGTGCCAAACGCTACAGCGGTTGGAAGAAAGCGGTCGAGCGTTCGCGCCGCTGGGCAGAAGAGGAGTGA
- the dkgB gene encoding 2,5-didehydrogluconate reductase DkgB, whose protein sequence is MMKMPNLGLGTFRLAGQPLRDSLLQGLELGYHHIDTAQVYANEAEVGQLMRESGVTRQDIYLTTKVWTSEFGPGKVIPSLEVSLEKLGTDYLDLALIHWPSPKDEVPMAVYLEQLAEAKARGLTREIGVSNFTVAQLKQAIEILGPGAIAHQQVEIHPLLQNRKVVEFCHANGIAITAYMPLAYGKVLTEPLLMEIGQHHGVSAAQVSLAWLLAQNMAVIPSSTKRENLAANLAALKVKLTAEEMAAIATLERGERCANPDFAPDWD, encoded by the coding sequence ATGATGAAGATGCCCAACCTGGGTCTTGGAACCTTTCGCCTGGCCGGTCAACCCCTGCGCGACTCTCTGTTGCAGGGGCTGGAACTTGGTTACCACCACATCGACACCGCCCAGGTCTACGCCAACGAAGCTGAAGTGGGCCAGCTGATGCGCGAGAGCGGCGTGACCCGCCAGGATATCTATCTGACCACCAAGGTGTGGACCAGTGAATTTGGGCCGGGCAAGGTGATCCCGAGCCTTGAAGTGAGCCTCGAAAAACTGGGCACCGACTATCTGGATCTGGCGCTCATTCACTGGCCCTCCCCCAAGGATGAGGTGCCGATGGCGGTCTATCTGGAGCAGCTGGCCGAGGCCAAAGCCCGGGGCCTGACCCGCGAGATCGGGGTCTCCAACTTCACCGTGGCACAACTCAAACAGGCCATCGAAATTTTGGGGCCTGGGGCCATCGCTCACCAGCAGGTGGAGATCCACCCCCTGCTGCAAAACCGCAAGGTGGTGGAGTTCTGCCATGCCAACGGTATCGCCATCACCGCCTATATGCCGCTCGCCTATGGCAAGGTGCTCACCGAGCCGCTGCTGATGGAGATCGGCCAGCACCACGGCGTCTCGGCGGCGCAGGTGTCGCTGGCCTGGCTGCTGGCGCAGAATATGGCTGTGATCCCGAGCTCCACCAAGCGGGAGAATCTCGCAGCTAACCTTGCAGCCCTCAAGGTTAAACTCACAGCCGAAGAGATGGCCGCCATCGCTACCCTGGAGCGGGGCGAGCGCTGCGCCAACCCGGACTTTGCGCCGGATTGGGATTAA
- a CDS encoding DUF6404 family protein, protein MTFEERLTAAHQELASKGVWQSNYNPPLFWLLRQLGWPVKPPHYESWLTNLLVFGVGLGLIWSTMMWLFSWQSMGIDPLLALRHTTLFAGLFGLTMASWLWLRRKQLKLTPWEQLANPADADDEEEELNEIP, encoded by the coding sequence ATGACATTTGAAGAGCGGCTGACGGCTGCCCATCAGGAACTGGCAAGCAAAGGAGTATGGCAGTCCAACTACAATCCCCCCTTGTTCTGGTTGTTGCGCCAACTTGGCTGGCCTGTCAAACCGCCTCACTACGAGAGCTGGCTAACCAACTTGCTGGTATTTGGCGTTGGCCTTGGCCTGATATGGAGCACGATGATGTGGTTGTTCAGCTGGCAATCCATGGGGATTGATCCGCTATTAGCTCTGCGCCACACAACCCTGTTCGCGGGATTATTCGGCCTAACCATGGCATCTTGGCTCTGGCTGCGGCGCAAGCAGCTGAAACTGACCCCTTGGGAGCAACTGGCTAACCCCGCCGATGCTGATGATGAGGAAGAAGAGCTGAATGAAATCCCATGA
- a CDS encoding VOC family protein — translation MKSHEKLNYVEFAARDLAATKAFFQAVFGWQFVDYDPDYCAFTDEGLDGGFYRADQCSLTAQGGALLVFYSADIEATQAKVSQHGGTINRPLFDFPGGRRFHFVEPSGNEFAVWSEPAGA, via the coding sequence ATGAAATCCCATGAAAAACTGAACTATGTGGAGTTTGCTGCGCGAGATCTTGCCGCGACCAAGGCCTTCTTTCAGGCCGTATTTGGCTGGCAATTTGTCGATTACGACCCCGACTACTGCGCCTTTACCGATGAGGGGCTGGATGGCGGCTTCTATCGGGCGGATCAGTGCAGCCTGACAGCTCAGGGCGGCGCCCTGCTGGTGTTCTACAGCGCGGATATTGAAGCGACCCAAGCCAAGGTGAGCCAACATGGAGGCACCATCAACCGCCCTCTTTTCGATTTTCCCGGTGGCCGTCGTTTTCACTTCGTTGAGCCCAGCGGCAATGAGTTTGCCGTCTGGTCGGAACCCGCCGGCGCCTGA
- a CDS encoding LysR substrate-binding domain-containing protein, whose amino-acid sequence MKTHSDELTLFVAVVEAGSFRQAAENLGMDNSVVSRGIKRLEEKLSTVLLNRTTRRVSLTEEGSWFYQRAVKILTEMSEAEGLLLMRREQPEGILRVDAATPFILHRLVPIIGEFRRRYPAIELQLHSSEGFINLMERRVDMAIRIGELSDSSLRALPLGRSRLRLLASPGYLSERGTPRQPADLLNGHELLGFLHPDHLNHWPLLSAEQGDRFPITPSLRASSGETLRQLALAGQGIVCLSDFMTGPDRASGALLEVLARSNSGASRPINAVFYSDAQRDIRLRVWLDFLKEQLGSHTL is encoded by the coding sequence ATGAAGACCCATTCTGATGAACTGACCCTGTTTGTGGCGGTGGTGGAGGCGGGCAGTTTTCGCCAGGCGGCGGAGAACCTTGGCATGGACAACTCGGTGGTGAGCCGCGGCATCAAACGGTTGGAGGAGAAGCTCTCCACCGTGCTGCTCAATCGCACCACGAGGCGGGTCAGTTTGACCGAGGAGGGGAGCTGGTTCTATCAGCGGGCGGTGAAGATCCTGACCGAGATGAGCGAGGCGGAGGGGCTGCTGCTGATGCGCCGCGAACAGCCGGAGGGCATATTGCGGGTCGATGCGGCCACGCCTTTTATCCTCCATCGGCTGGTGCCCATTATCGGCGAATTTCGACGTCGTTATCCGGCCATCGAGTTGCAGTTGCACAGCTCGGAGGGCTTTATCAATCTGATGGAGCGGCGGGTAGACATGGCCATCCGCATCGGCGAGTTGAGCGACTCCTCTTTGCGCGCGCTGCCCCTTGGCCGCTCTCGGCTGCGGCTGCTGGCCTCTCCCGGCTATCTGAGTGAGCGTGGTACGCCGCGCCAGCCGGCAGATCTGCTAAATGGCCACGAGCTGCTTGGCTTTTTGCATCCCGATCACCTCAACCACTGGCCGCTGCTCAGTGCCGAGCAGGGGGATCGCTTTCCCATCACTCCCAGCCTGCGTGCCAGCAGTGGGGAAACCTTGCGTCAGCTGGCGCTGGCGGGGCAGGGGATCGTCTGTCTGTCGGACTTTATGACCGGGCCGGATCGGGCGAGCGGGGCGCTGCTGGAGGTGCTGGCACGCAGCAACAGCGGCGCCTCGCGTCCCATCAATGCGGTCTTCTATTCCGATGCCCAGCGCGATATCCGGCTGCGGGTCTGGCTCGATTTTCTCAAAGAGCAGCTGGGCAGCCATACCCTCTAG
- a CDS encoding MFS transporter — protein sequence MPLALFALTLSAFAIGTTEFVIVGLIPTIAEQLNVSLPSAGLLVSLYALGVAIGAPVLTALTGKVPRKWLLVGLMALFTAGNLLAWQAPGYESLIVARILTGLAHGVFFSVGSTIATGLVAKEKAASAIAIMFSGLTVALVTGVPLGTWIGQVFGWRETFLVVSLLGLVAMVGSLLLIPSNLPKGAASTIREQLSVLTKKPLLLVYAKTALGYGGAFTAFTFLAPILQQVSGFSAGAVSLILLVYGVSVAVGNIWGGKLADKMGPLPALKLLFAGLALVLLALTFTAPHPVLAVLTVLVWGAFAFGNVPGLQVLVVKQAELHTPKAVDVASGLNIAAFNVGIALGSVVGGLVVEHLGLMHTPWIGALIVLLAYGLTHVSERREALRLAACQA from the coding sequence ATGCCACTGGCGTTATTTGCCCTTACCTTAAGTGCCTTTGCGATCGGCACCACCGAATTTGTGATTGTGGGGCTTATCCCCACCATCGCCGAGCAGCTAAATGTCTCGCTCCCCTCGGCGGGCCTGTTGGTCAGCCTCTATGCCCTTGGCGTAGCCATCGGCGCCCCCGTGCTCACGGCGCTCACCGGCAAGGTGCCGCGCAAGTGGCTGCTGGTGGGACTGATGGCACTCTTTACCGCCGGCAACCTGCTCGCCTGGCAGGCCCCGGGTTACGAGAGCCTGATCGTGGCCCGCATCCTGACCGGATTGGCCCACGGGGTCTTCTTCTCGGTGGGCAGCACCATTGCCACCGGCTTGGTCGCCAAAGAGAAGGCGGCGAGCGCCATCGCCATCATGTTCAGCGGCCTGACTGTGGCGCTGGTGACCGGCGTACCGCTCGGCACCTGGATTGGTCAGGTCTTTGGCTGGCGTGAAACCTTTCTGGTGGTGAGCCTGCTCGGCCTCGTCGCCATGGTGGGCAGCCTGCTGCTGATCCCGAGCAACCTGCCCAAGGGGGCGGCCTCGACCATCCGCGAGCAACTCTCGGTACTGACCAAGAAGCCGCTGCTGCTGGTCTACGCCAAAACCGCCCTCGGTTATGGCGGCGCCTTCACGGCCTTTACCTTCCTCGCCCCGATCCTGCAGCAGGTGAGCGGCTTTAGCGCCGGTGCGGTGAGCCTGATCCTGCTGGTCTACGGGGTATCGGTCGCCGTCGGCAATATCTGGGGTGGCAAGTTGGCCGACAAGATGGGCCCCCTGCCGGCACTGAAGTTGCTGTTTGCCGGTCTGGCGCTGGTGCTGCTGGCCCTCACCTTCACCGCGCCACACCCGGTGCTGGCGGTGCTCACCGTACTGGTGTGGGGCGCCTTTGCCTTCGGCAATGTGCCGGGTCTGCAAGTACTGGTGGTGAAGCAGGCCGAACTGCACACTCCCAAGGCGGTGGATGTGGCATCGGGCCTCAATATCGCCGCCTTCAACGTCGGCATTGCGCTCGGTTCCGTCGTCGGTGGCTTGGTGGTGGAACACCTCGGCCTGATGCACACCCCCTGGATCGGCGCCCTTATCGTGCTGCTGGCCTACGGACTGACCCATGTCAGCGAGCGCCGCGAAGCCCTCCGGCTCGCCGCCTGTCAGGCATAA